The Dyadobacter sandarakinus DNA window GTACTATAATATGGTGCTGCTCGATCTTTTCGGCATTGTGTTTGTCAAAGATGATCCGGCATTAACGTCGACCATCCTGCGCGGTGACGAGGCGGTGAAATACATTGAAAGCGAACTCCTGGCCGTAGAGCCTGTGCTGCAATCCAAAGCAACCGTAGGGCCGGGCCGCCTGAACCAGGCTGCGATCTGGGGTTTGCTTTCGCGCCTGTACCTGAATGCGGCCGTTTACCGCAATATCTATGGTACAAGTTTCGATTTCAAAGCAGATGAAATGGACAAGGTGATCCAGTATGCTGACAAGATCATTAACTCCGGTCAGGCGAAACTATCGGCGGATTACTTCTCCATTTTCGGAAACAACAACCATACGAATGACGAGATCATTTTCGCGGTAGACCAGCGGCCGGAACTCAATGGTCACAACCGGATGGCCTACTTCTCGATCTCCGGTGACCAGTTTCCCCTGGCGGCATTCCCTGCTGCGAATGGAACTGATGGTCCGGGTATCACGTCTGATTTCTACCAGAGCTGGGTACAGGCTTACGGGGCTGTGGATCCCGCGCGTGACCCGCGTTTTTACCAGCAAAACATGTCTGTTTACACCAATGCAGCTGATACCTGCATCAATGACGCCGACTATAAGATCAACCGCGGTATCCTGCGCGGGCAGCAATATGGTGCTCTCCGTGTGAATGGTGCATTTGTGAGGTGTGCGGATGGAAAACTGAAAGTGGGCAAGCTGAATTACGTAACGCGCAACAAGGCAGATCTGGCCGTAAACTTCTCGGAGCTGATCGACTTCACGACGGCAGGAAGCAACTACAATACAGGGTACCGCGTAGAAAAGTATGAGTTCAGCAGCTCATCCAACACCGGTCGTAACCGAGGAGAAGCGGATATCGTGATCCTGCGTCTGGCTGACATTTACATGATGCGGGCCGAGGCAAAGCTGCGCAAAGGCGGCGATGCAGCCGGTGCGCTGGCCGATGTAAATCTGGTGCGGGCAGCACGCACCAAAACGCTGGCACCTCCTGCACTCACCAGCATGAGCCTTGACCTGCTTTTTCGTGAAAGAGGATTTGAATTCTACTGGGAAATGCTGCGCCGCTCGGATATGATCCGCTTTGGAAAATACGAGGGAAAATGGACGGAGAAATCAAACAGCGACGTTAAAAAACGTCTTTTCCCAATCCCGCAAACAGCGATCGACGGTGCATCCAACTCCCCTGGTTATCTGGTGCAGAATGCAGGATATTAATCCTGTTTTAAATAAAAACGAAAGACCTGTCCGTAATTTATGTGGGCAGGTCTTTTGTTTTACATGAATTAAACGTTCACAAACTGCATCTGGCCTGCATCGTAGCGCGTTCCTGATGCACTTCCTACCGGCACGACCGATTCGAGTTTCTCGATT harbors:
- a CDS encoding RagB/SusD family nutrient uptake outer membrane protein; translated protein: MKKKLSLIFSGVALLMFSNACTDLQEQVLDETLTANLSVEEAANGLLAPSYALLPNLFQHTTYFALQEISTDEAILPYRGGTDWGDNGIYLALHQHNTTSTDPNVLNTWNQLVQSISRCITAINGLKTSTSANAALYTAEARGMRAYYNMVLLDLFGIVFVKDDPALTSTILRGDEAVKYIESELLAVEPVLQSKATVGPGRLNQAAIWGLLSRLYLNAAVYRNIYGTSFDFKADEMDKVIQYADKIINSGQAKLSADYFSIFGNNNHTNDEIIFAVDQRPELNGHNRMAYFSISGDQFPLAAFPAANGTDGPGITSDFYQSWVQAYGAVDPARDPRFYQQNMSVYTNAADTCINDADYKINRGILRGQQYGALRVNGAFVRCADGKLKVGKLNYVTRNKADLAVNFSELIDFTTAGSNYNTGYRVEKYEFSSSSNTGRNRGEADIVILRLADIYMMRAEAKLRKGGDAAGALADVNLVRAARTKTLAPPALTSMSLDLLFRERGFEFYWEMLRRSDMIRFGKYEGKWTEKSNSDVKKRLFPIPQTAIDGASNSPGYLVQNAGY